Proteins co-encoded in one Halodesulfovibrio marinisediminis DSM 17456 genomic window:
- the cutC gene encoding choline trimethylamine-lyase, with the protein MDIRELSDKLAEATKNMTPEERASLQKMFEEVTEDVLNRQAAQGNPVQYTPTTHGTEIPGGPTDRHVRLRENFLKQVPTITTHRARAITKIAKENPGMPKVLLRAKCFKHCCETAPLVIQNDELIVGAPCGAPRAGAFSPDIAWRWLADELDTIGTRSQDPFYISEEDKKIMREELFPFWAGKSVDEHCEDQYREAGLWELSGESYVSDCSYHAVNGGGDSNPGYDVILMNKGMLDVQREAREHLEKLSYKNPEDIEKIYFYKALIDTAEGIMIYARRISEYAAQLAQQETNPQRKAELMKISEVNARVPAHKPTTFWEAIQSVWTIESLLVVEENQTGMSIGRVDQYMYPYYKADLEAGRMTDYEAFDLAGCMLIKMSEMMWITSEGGSKFFAGYQPFVNMCVGGVTRDGLDATNDLTYLLMDAVRHVKVYQPSLSTRVHNKSPQKYLKKIIEVIRAGMGFPAIHFDDTHIKMMLAKGVSIEDARDYCLMGCVEPQKSGRLYQWTSTAYTQWPICIELVLNHGVPLWYGKQVCPDMGDLSSFQTYEQFEEAVKAQIKFITEKSSVATVISQRVHKELAPKPLMSIMYEGCMENGRDVSAGGAMYNFGPGVIWSGLATYADSMAAIKKLVFDEKKYTLEQLNEALKADFVGYDQIKADCLAAPKFGNDDDYADLIAADLVSFTEAEHRKFKTLYSVLSHGTLSISNNTPFGQLTGASAGGRRAWLPLSDGISPSHGADFKGPTAIIKSVSKMANDSMNIGMVHNFKLMSGLLDTPEGEQGIITLIRTASMLGNGEMQFNYLDNEVLLDAQKHPENYRDLVVRVAGYSAFFVELCKDVQDEIISRTMLKEI; encoded by the coding sequence GTGGATATTCGGGAATTATCAGATAAGCTTGCAGAAGCTACAAAAAATATGACTCCGGAAGAGCGTGCTTCTTTGCAGAAGATGTTCGAAGAAGTAACAGAAGATGTACTGAACCGTCAGGCTGCTCAGGGCAACCCTGTTCAGTACACTCCAACTACACATGGTACAGAAATTCCTGGTGGTCCTACTGATCGTCATGTTCGCTTGAGAGAAAACTTCCTCAAGCAGGTACCTACCATCACCACTCACCGTGCTCGTGCAATTACTAAAATTGCTAAAGAAAATCCGGGCATGCCTAAAGTTTTGCTTCGTGCAAAATGCTTTAAGCATTGTTGTGAGACTGCTCCTCTGGTTATTCAGAACGACGAGCTTATCGTTGGTGCACCTTGTGGCGCGCCACGTGCCGGTGCGTTCTCTCCAGATATCGCGTGGCGTTGGCTTGCTGACGAACTCGATACCATCGGTACCCGTAGTCAGGACCCGTTCTACATTTCTGAAGAAGACAAGAAGATCATGCGTGAAGAGCTGTTCCCGTTCTGGGCCGGCAAATCCGTTGATGAACATTGTGAAGACCAGTACCGCGAAGCTGGCTTGTGGGAACTTTCCGGTGAATCTTATGTATCCGATTGTTCTTACCACGCAGTAAACGGTGGTGGTGACTCCAACCCTGGTTACGACGTAATCCTGATGAACAAGGGTATGCTCGACGTTCAGCGTGAAGCTAGAGAACACCTCGAAAAGCTGAGCTACAAGAACCCTGAAGACATCGAGAAAATTTATTTCTACAAAGCACTGATCGATACTGCTGAAGGTATCATGATCTATGCACGTAGAATTTCTGAGTACGCAGCACAGCTTGCACAGCAGGAAACCAACCCTCAGCGTAAAGCTGAACTCATGAAGATTTCCGAAGTGAACGCTCGTGTTCCAGCTCACAAGCCAACCACTTTCTGGGAAGCAATCCAGTCTGTATGGACAATTGAATCCCTCCTCGTAGTTGAAGAAAACCAGACAGGTATGTCTATTGGCCGTGTGGACCAGTACATGTACCCGTACTACAAGGCCGATCTTGAAGCTGGCCGCATGACTGATTACGAAGCATTCGATCTTGCTGGTTGTATGCTGATTAAGATGTCTGAAATGATGTGGATTACCAGTGAAGGTGGTTCCAAGTTCTTCGCAGGTTACCAGCCATTCGTAAACATGTGTGTTGGTGGTGTGACTCGTGACGGTCTTGATGCAACCAACGACCTTACATACCTGCTGATGGATGCTGTGCGTCACGTTAAAGTGTACCAGCCATCCCTATCTACCCGCGTGCATAACAAGTCTCCGCAGAAATACCTCAAGAAGATTATTGAAGTAATTCGTGCTGGTATGGGCTTCCCTGCAATTCACTTTGATGACACCCACATCAAAATGATGCTTGCAAAAGGTGTATCTATTGAAGACGCACGCGACTACTGCCTGATGGGTTGTGTAGAACCACAGAAATCCGGTCGTCTCTACCAGTGGACTTCCACTGCATACACTCAGTGGCCTATTTGTATTGAGCTTGTTCTCAACCATGGTGTGCCACTTTGGTATGGCAAACAGGTTTGTCCGGATATGGGCGATCTTAGCAGCTTCCAGACCTACGAACAGTTCGAAGAAGCTGTTAAAGCACAGATTAAATTCATCACTGAGAAAAGTAGCGTAGCTACTGTTATTTCTCAGCGTGTTCACAAAGAGCTCGCTCCTAAGCCTCTCATGTCCATCATGTACGAAGGTTGTATGGAAAATGGCCGTGACGTATCTGCTGGCGGCGCAATGTACAACTTCGGTCCAGGTGTAATCTGGAGTGGTCTTGCTACTTACGCAGACTCTATGGCTGCGATTAAGAAGCTTGTATTCGACGAGAAAAAATACACTCTCGAACAGCTTAATGAAGCACTCAAAGCTGATTTCGTTGGTTACGACCAGATTAAAGCTGATTGTCTTGCTGCTCCAAAATTCGGTAACGACGATGACTACGCAGACCTTATTGCTGCAGACCTCGTTAGCTTCACCGAAGCAGAGCACCGTAAGTTTAAAACTCTCTACTCCGTATTGAGCCACGGTACTCTCTCCATTTCCAACAACACCCCGTTTGGTCAGCTTACCGGTGCATCCGCAGGCGGTCGTCGTGCATGGCTGCCGCTTTCTGACGGTATCAGCCCAAGTCACGGTGCAGACTTCAAGGGCCCTACAGCCATTATTAAATCTGTTTCCAAAATGGCTAACGACAGCATGAACATCGGTATGGTGCACAACTTCAAGCTCATGTCCGGTCTCTTGGATACCCCAGAGGGTGAGCAGGGCATCATTACTCTTATCCGTACCGCAAGCATGCTCGGTAACGGTGAAATGCAGTTTAACTACCTTGATAACGAAGTTCTTCTCGATGCTCAGAAGCATCCTGAAAACTACCGTGATCTTGTTGTTCGTGTTGCAGGCTACTCAGCGTTCTTCGTTGAGCTCTGCAAAGACGTTCAGGACGAAATTATCAGCAGAACAATGCTGAAAGAAATCTAG
- a CDS encoding BMC domain-containing protein, translating to MSRASALGLVEVFGLVYVLEAADAMLKAANVDLVGYENTASGYISVLVQGDVSACNSAVEAGVGAIERMGAEVHSSIVIPSPHQDIYKITDRYSLEKLLPHK from the coding sequence ATGAGTAGAGCAAGCGCACTTGGTTTAGTTGAAGTTTTTGGTCTTGTGTATGTGCTGGAAGCAGCAGATGCGATGCTTAAAGCAGCAAACGTTGATCTCGTTGGTTACGAGAACACCGCATCCGGCTACATTTCCGTACTGGTACAGGGTGATGTGTCTGCATGTAACTCCGCTGTAGAAGCTGGCGTGGGCGCTATTGAAAGAATGGGTGCTGAGGTTCACAGCTCCATCGTTATTCCTTCCCCACATCAGGATATTTACAAAATTACAGATCGTTACTCTTTGGAAAAACTTCTTCCACACAAATAA
- a CDS encoding aldehyde dehydrogenase family protein has translation MTIIDNDLLSIQEARILAENAYEAQKQLGAFSQEKLDAIVESMADVLEQHTQALAVMSHEETDYGDWQHKLIKNEFVCGFARRSLRGMRCVGIIGEDREKQTKDVGVPVGVLVALCPATSPVSTTIYKALIAIKSGNAIVFSPHPRAQKTISKTLDIMIEAAQKCGLPEGALSYMRTVAPSGTEELMGHKAVSLILNTGVPGMLDAASKSGKPFIYGGAGNGPAFVERTADIQQAVKDIIASKTFDHGVVSAAGQSVVVDGCVAGEVKSALQRYGAYFMSEDEASKLGSLLFHSDGKPNHDLIGIPAVKIAHKAGFSVPDNTTVLIAERKYVSEFDPYSREKLCPVLGFYIEPDWMHACEKCIELLLSDRCGHTLVIHSKDEDVINQFALKKPVGRVLVNTPAAFGSMGATTNLFPSMTLGSGSAGKGFTSDNVSPMNLIYVRKVGYGVRNVESIGAEIFHKQAATAPIAAPVTNSGLSSSSLQAVHRILKEAIGEL, from the coding sequence ATGACAATTATAGACAATGATTTGCTCTCAATACAGGAAGCCAGAATCTTAGCAGAAAATGCGTACGAGGCTCAGAAACAGCTTGGTGCGTTTTCTCAGGAAAAACTGGATGCCATTGTTGAGAGTATGGCAGATGTGCTTGAGCAACATACGCAGGCTCTCGCCGTTATGTCCCATGAAGAAACGGATTATGGCGACTGGCAGCATAAGCTTATTAAAAACGAATTTGTTTGTGGTTTCGCGCGCAGATCTTTGAGGGGGATGCGCTGTGTAGGCATTATCGGTGAAGACCGTGAAAAGCAGACAAAGGATGTCGGGGTTCCTGTAGGTGTACTTGTTGCGCTGTGTCCGGCTACCAGTCCGGTTTCAACAACTATCTACAAGGCGCTGATTGCAATCAAGTCAGGCAATGCCATTGTCTTTTCTCCGCACCCGAGAGCACAGAAAACAATCAGTAAAACTCTTGATATCATGATTGAGGCTGCCCAGAAGTGCGGTCTTCCGGAAGGTGCACTGTCCTATATGCGTACAGTAGCGCCTAGTGGAACCGAAGAACTGATGGGGCACAAAGCGGTCTCTCTCATTCTGAATACTGGCGTTCCCGGTATGCTTGACGCTGCAAGCAAATCCGGCAAGCCGTTTATTTACGGCGGTGCAGGTAATGGACCTGCATTTGTTGAACGCACTGCAGATATTCAGCAGGCTGTTAAAGATATTATCGCCAGTAAGACATTTGACCATGGCGTTGTTTCAGCAGCAGGGCAGTCAGTCGTTGTCGATGGCTGCGTTGCCGGTGAAGTGAAAAGTGCTCTGCAACGCTATGGCGCGTATTTCATGTCTGAAGATGAAGCGAGCAAGCTTGGTTCTTTACTTTTCCATTCCGACGGAAAACCGAATCATGATTTGATTGGAATACCGGCCGTCAAAATTGCACATAAAGCCGGTTTTTCAGTACCGGATAACACTACCGTATTGATCGCAGAACGGAAGTATGTGTCTGAATTTGATCCATACTCACGGGAAAAACTGTGCCCTGTTCTTGGCTTTTATATTGAGCCGGACTGGATGCATGCATGCGAGAAATGCATAGAGTTGCTGCTTAGCGACCGCTGCGGGCACACTCTGGTTATCCATTCAAAAGATGAAGATGTGATCAATCAGTTTGCGCTGAAAAAGCCGGTAGGCAGGGTGTTGGTTAACACGCCTGCGGCGTTCGGCAGCATGGGCGCAACAACCAATCTGTTTCCTTCCATGACGCTGGGCAGTGGCTCGGCAGGGAAGGGGTTTACATCAGATAACGTATCTCCAATGAACCTGATCTACGTTCGCAAAGTCGGATACGGCGTGCGTAATGTTGAATCAATAGGGGCTGAAATCTTCCATAAACAGGCAGCGACTGCACCGATTGCAGCGCCTGTTACTAACAGTGGTTTGAGCTCCAGTTCATTGCAGGCAGTACATCGTATTTTGAAAGAGGCTATTGGAGAGCTTTAA
- a CDS encoding BMC domain-containing protein: MSKNDALGMVETKGLVGSIEAADAMVKAANVILVGRESIGAGLVTVMVRGDVGAVKAATDAGAAAAQRVGEVMSVHVIPRPHADVETLLPANASK; this comes from the coding sequence ATGAGTAAAAATGATGCGTTAGGCATGGTTGAAACAAAAGGATTGGTTGGCTCAATAGAAGCTGCTGATGCCATGGTGAAGGCTGCGAACGTTATCTTAGTGGGAAGAGAATCCATTGGTGCGGGTTTAGTAACAGTCATGGTGCGTGGCGATGTTGGTGCCGTTAAGGCGGCAACTGATGCAGGTGCTGCCGCAGCTCAGCGTGTTGGAGAAGTGATGTCTGTTCATGTCATCCCTCGTCCGCATGCTGATGTTGAGACCCTTCTTCCAGCTAACGCTTCAAAGTAA
- a CDS encoding BMC domain-containing protein — protein MRYRGENALGLIETLGMVPALYGADCMLKAADVELVSYENIGSTLVTVMVKGDVAAVQAAVEAGAAAAAKIGKVTAKNVMARPEPRVGDIVSVHDIDVE, from the coding sequence ATGCGTTACCGCGGTGAAAATGCATTGGGTCTCATTGAAACACTGGGCATGGTTCCAGCGTTGTACGGTGCAGATTGCATGCTTAAAGCAGCAGATGTTGAGCTTGTTTCATACGAAAACATTGGCTCTACCCTTGTTACCGTAATGGTTAAGGGCGATGTGGCAGCTGTTCAGGCAGCTGTAGAAGCTGGTGCAGCTGCAGCAGCAAAAATCGGTAAAGTTACAGCCAAGAACGTAATGGCACGTCCTGAGCCAAGAGTCGGCGATATTGTTTCTGTACACGATATTGATGTGGAGTAA
- a CDS encoding EutP/PduV family microcompartment system protein has protein sequence MVQRRIMLIGATGCGKTSLANVLDQYGEPVSQDGTSTGIVSARGRQDVRYGKHTIDVPGGYFENPWMYNHLIALAQNHASHVVFVVSQSQRSVAGAPGLAKVFGCSVTGVVTHCDVKSQNKNFCLKQLQQYGVPEPYFNVSVADGSGIPELLQHLF, from the coding sequence ATGGTACAACGAAGAATCATGCTCATCGGGGCAACAGGTTGTGGAAAGACTTCGCTTGCTAACGTGCTGGATCAGTACGGTGAACCTGTTAGCCAAGACGGGACGTCTACAGGCATCGTCTCTGCCCGCGGTAGACAAGATGTCCGCTACGGCAAGCATACGATAGATGTGCCCGGCGGATATTTTGAAAATCCGTGGATGTACAACCACCTTATTGCACTGGCACAGAACCATGCTTCCCATGTGGTGTTTGTGGTGAGCCAGTCACAACGTTCAGTGGCAGGTGCGCCGGGGCTGGCAAAAGTGTTTGGTTGCTCCGTTACCGGAGTGGTGACGCACTGTGATGTGAAGTCGCAGAACAAGAATTTTTGCCTGAAGCAATTGCAGCAGTATGGCGTACCGGAACCGTACTTCAATGTCAGTGTGGCAGATGGAAGCGGCATTCCGGAGTTATTACAGCATCTGTTTTGA
- the eutS gene encoding ethanolamine utilization microcompartment protein EutS, translating into MQSNQSRELERIIQETVPGKQVTIAHVIAAPMKDIYERLGVEEKGALGILTLSPFETAIIAADIATKTADVEIGFLDRFTGSVVLTGSVESVETALQAVVDVLSRNMGFTAGAVTRS; encoded by the coding sequence ATGCAAAGTAATCAGTCCCGTGAGTTGGAACGAATCATTCAGGAAACCGTTCCGGGTAAACAGGTCACAATCGCCCACGTTATCGCAGCTCCTATGAAGGACATTTATGAGCGTCTGGGTGTGGAAGAAAAAGGCGCACTTGGTATTTTGACCTTGTCTCCTTTTGAGACTGCTATCATTGCCGCCGATATTGCCACCAAAACAGCAGATGTGGAAATCGGATTTTTAGACCGCTTCACCGGTTCTGTAGTTCTTACCGGTAGCGTTGAGAGCGTGGAAACAGCATTACAGGCGGTTGTGGATGTGTTGTCCCGCAACATGGGCTTTACAGCCGGAGCCGTAACCCGCTCCTAG
- the cutD gene encoding choline TMA-lyase-activating enzyme: MTTNSDMIERKGLIFNVQKYNMYDGPGVRTLVFFKGCPLRCKWCSNPEGQKRKFQILYKQDVCVNCGKCASVCPVGLHSMGAGGTLHQMSDSIDCIGCGKCEEVCAASALSVVGEKKTTSEVMDIVEEDRAFYEMSGGGVTLGGGEVLMQPEFATNVLMTCKQRGINTAIETCGYAKQEAVLKAAEFVDLFLYDIKHINSEKHYELTGVRNETILQNVTALIEKRHNVKIRLPLMKDVNDAPEDIEGLIAFLKPFRDRKNFKGVDLLPYHKMGVNKYKQLGWEYPMKGDFALSDADLERIENQFKAHDFVVSVIRH; this comes from the coding sequence ATGACTACTAATTCAGACATGATTGAAAGAAAGGGACTTATCTTCAACGTACAGAAGTACAATATGTACGATGGTCCTGGAGTAAGAACCCTCGTGTTTTTCAAGGGATGTCCGTTGCGTTGCAAGTGGTGCTCAAACCCCGAAGGCCAAAAACGCAAGTTTCAGATCCTGTATAAACAGGATGTCTGCGTCAATTGCGGTAAGTGCGCCTCTGTGTGTCCTGTGGGACTTCATTCCATGGGAGCAGGCGGCACTTTACATCAGATGTCAGACAGCATTGACTGCATAGGTTGTGGTAAATGCGAAGAAGTCTGTGCTGCATCAGCACTTTCCGTCGTCGGTGAGAAGAAAACCACTTCTGAGGTGATGGACATTGTCGAAGAGGATAGAGCCTTCTACGAGATGTCCGGAGGTGGTGTGACTTTGGGCGGTGGAGAAGTGCTGATGCAACCAGAATTCGCCACAAACGTACTGATGACCTGTAAGCAGCGGGGTATCAACACAGCAATTGAAACCTGCGGATACGCAAAGCAGGAAGCTGTGCTTAAGGCTGCTGAGTTCGTGGATTTATTCCTTTACGACATTAAGCACATCAACTCAGAAAAGCACTATGAGTTGACCGGCGTGCGTAACGAAACCATTTTGCAGAACGTGACCGCGCTTATTGAAAAGCGTCACAATGTAAAAATCCGTCTGCCGTTGATGAAAGATGTGAACGATGCACCTGAGGATATTGAAGGGCTTATCGCCTTTTTGAAACCATTCCGCGACCGTAAAAATTTCAAAGGTGTCGACTTACTTCCGTACCACAAGATGGGTGTGAACAAATACAAGCAGCTGGGCTGGGAGTACCCGATGAAGGGTGATTTTGCTCTTAGTGATGCTGACCTGGAACGAATTGAAAATCAGTTCAAAGCACACGACTTCGTAGTTTCAGTAATTCGACACTAG